Proteins from a single region of Nitrospira sp.:
- a CDS encoding NUDIX domain-containing protein, which produces MPIPGFIQSLRSKVGTELLQVSTVAVFAYDDSGRLLLIQEKASGLWGAPGGIVEPLELLADAAVRETWEEAGVFVELTRVLGVFAGEHFSGTYDNGDQIACVSTVFAARPISGTPRPDHAETADARFFLPDEIAALPCQPHFHVIRQALSHDRSQAYFKPATWQLSGL; this is translated from the coding sequence ATGCCCATTCCCGGTTTCATTCAATCTCTCCGCTCCAAGGTCGGCACGGAATTGTTGCAGGTTTCCACCGTCGCCGTGTTTGCTTATGACGACAGCGGGCGTCTCTTGTTGATTCAGGAAAAGGCCTCAGGTTTGTGGGGCGCGCCGGGGGGCATCGTCGAGCCCCTTGAGTTGCTCGCCGATGCGGCGGTGCGGGAGACCTGGGAGGAAGCCGGAGTGTTTGTCGAGTTAACCCGCGTCCTCGGCGTCTTTGCCGGAGAACACTTTTCCGGCACCTACGACAACGGCGACCAGATAGCCTGTGTGTCGACCGTCTTTGCCGCGCGTCCGATCAGCGGCACGCCTCGCCCGGATCATGCTGAGACGGCCGATGCGCGGTTCTTTCTTCCCGACGAGATCGCGGCGCTGCCCTGTCAGCCGCATTTCCACGTGATTCGTCAGGCCCTGAGCCACGACCGATCCCAAGCCTACTTCAAGCCGGCCACCTGGCAGCTGTCAGGCCTGTAA
- a CDS encoding DUF433 domain-containing protein yields the protein MAELVDRITVNPEQCGGRPCIRGMRIRVIDVLDLLAAGLTQQQVLEELPDLVAEDISACLRFASSRLNHPILAA from the coding sequence ATGGCTGAACTTGTTGATCGTATCACCGTGAATCCTGAGCAGTGCGGAGGTCGGCCCTGCATTCGGGGGATGCGGATTCGAGTGATCGATGTACTCGATCTCCTGGCCGCTGGGCTGACACAGCAACAGGTGCTTGAAGAGTTGCCGGATCTCGTCGCGGAAGATATCTCTGCCTGCCTTCGCTTTGCCAGTAGCCGACTCAATCACCCGATCCTCGCTGCGTGA
- a CDS encoding DUF2306 domain-containing protein: protein MSLDHGVMRLAGFIALVVLSLAVAGYALAVYGFLPVGALVHPDMRATFEAHPVGIYAHVFGAAVALALGPFQFSSTLRDRRPALHRRLGRLYLAIGVLIGGLSGLFMAFHAFGGLPSRLGFACLAVAWLYSGSRAYFAVRACDFTAHRCWMVRNFALTFAAVTLRLYLPASVALGAAFEIVYPIIAWLCWLPNLVAAECLVNRATHPLIERPNAGFRPSSAAHSKG, encoded by the coding sequence ATGAGCCTGGACCATGGTGTTATGCGTCTCGCTGGCTTTATTGCACTGGTCGTATTGTCGCTCGCGGTTGCGGGCTACGCTCTCGCCGTCTATGGCTTCCTGCCTGTCGGGGCGCTGGTTCATCCTGACATGCGCGCCACCTTCGAAGCCCATCCCGTCGGCATTTATGCACATGTGTTCGGCGCGGCCGTCGCGCTGGCCCTGGGGCCGTTTCAGTTTTCATCGACGTTGCGCGACCGGCGGCCTGCTCTGCACCGCCGGCTCGGCCGGCTCTACCTTGCGATTGGTGTGCTGATCGGAGGGCTCTCGGGCCTGTTCATGGCGTTTCATGCGTTCGGCGGCCTTCCGTCCCGGTTAGGCTTCGCCTGTCTCGCTGTTGCTTGGCTGTACAGCGGCTCCCGTGCCTATTTCGCCGTTCGGGCCTGCGACTTCACGGCTCATCGCTGCTGGATGGTTCGAAACTTCGCGCTCACCTTCGCCGCCGTCACGCTGCGCTTGTACTTGCCTGCCTCCGTGGCTCTTGGGGCGGCGTTTGAAATCGTCTATCCGATCATCGCGTGGCTTTGCTGGCTGCCGAATCTTGTCGCCGCCGAGTGTCTCGTCAACCGTGCCACGCACCCTCTTATCGAGCGGCCCAATGCGGGGTTCAGGCCCTCGTCGGCCGCTCACAGCAAAGGTTAG
- a CDS encoding dihydrofolate reductase family protein: MKTQYYAATSLDGFIATEDDSLEWLFPLGDLNDSSYPAFISEVGALAMGSATYEWMLRNAHKVAAETGSPWPYTQPVWIFSRRTLPLTDGANIRFVSGGVREVHADMRAAAGGKNIWIVGGGDLAGQFYDAGLLDELIIQIGSVTLGKGKPLFPRRVLSPNLRLVSVRQIGSGMAELRYDIHKGGAVDAV; the protein is encoded by the coding sequence ATGAAAACTCAGTACTACGCAGCCACAAGCCTAGACGGATTCATTGCCACTGAAGATGACTCGCTGGAGTGGCTGTTCCCGCTCGGTGATCTGAATGATTCCAGCTATCCGGCATTCATCTCGGAAGTTGGCGCGTTGGCTATGGGGTCGGCGACCTACGAATGGATGCTGCGCAACGCACACAAGGTTGCGGCTGAGACTGGTTCGCCGTGGCCGTATACCCAGCCAGTCTGGATATTCTCTCGCCGCACGCTTCCACTCACTGACGGTGCAAACATCCGCTTCGTCAGTGGCGGTGTGCGCGAAGTCCATGCTGACATGCGAGCGGCCGCCGGCGGCAAAAATATCTGGATCGTTGGAGGCGGTGATCTCGCCGGTCAATTCTACGATGCCGGCCTTTTGGACGAACTCATCATCCAGATTGGCTCAGTCACGCTCGGCAAGGGGAAACCGCTCTTCCCTCGCAGGGTGCTCAGCCCGAATCTGCGCTTAGTATCGGTTCGTCAGATCGGGTCTGGTATGGCTGAGCTGCGCTATGACATACATAAAGGCGGCGCTGTCGATGCCGTCTAA
- a CDS encoding DUF2784 domain-containing protein — protein MLYRVGADLVLLAHFLFAAFAVFGGLLVFFDHAWAWVHIPVVLWSSVVNLMSWTCPLTPIENSLRTRAGQLGYSGGFVQHYIGPIVYPRGMPRQLELVAGVSIVAGNALVYAIIFAWGWRRAFN, from the coding sequence ATGTTGTATCGTGTCGGTGCGGATCTAGTGTTGCTCGCGCACTTTCTCTTTGCTGCATTTGCAGTCTTCGGCGGACTGTTGGTGTTTTTCGATCACGCCTGGGCCTGGGTGCACATTCCCGTGGTGCTCTGGTCTTCAGTTGTGAATCTCATGAGCTGGACCTGCCCGTTGACCCCGATTGAGAATTCCCTCCGCACTCGCGCCGGTCAGCTCGGCTATTCGGGTGGCTTTGTACAACACTACATCGGACCCATTGTTTACCCGCGGGGCATGCCGCGACAGTTGGAACTCGTGGCAGGTGTGTCCATTGTGGCGGGCAATGCGCTGGTCTACGCAATCATTTTTGCGTGGGGCTGGCGTCGGGCATTCAATTGA
- a CDS encoding DUF5615 family PIN-like protein, with the protein MKIWLDAQISPFIAPWLSSTFDIEAIGLKDVGLRDATDRTIFLAARRAKAVVLTKDRDLVDLVTQLGQPPQIVWVTCGNTSNAKLKAILTQAWPSARTLIERGEAIIEISDITI; encoded by the coding sequence GTGAAGATCTGGCTCGACGCCCAGATTTCTCCTTTCATTGCGCCATGGCTGAGTTCAACTTTCGACATTGAGGCGATTGGACTCAAAGATGTGGGCTTGCGCGATGCGACGGATCGCACCATCTTTCTTGCCGCACGAAGGGCCAAGGCGGTTGTGCTGACGAAGGACCGTGACTTGGTCGATCTCGTGACCCAGCTTGGTCAGCCACCGCAAATTGTCTGGGTCACTTGCGGGAACACGTCAAACGCAAAACTGAAAGCGATCCTCACGCAGGCGTGGCCCTCAGCTCGAACCCTCATTGAGCGAGGTGAGGCTATCATCGAAATCAGCGACATAACGATCTGA
- a CDS encoding NUDIX domain-containing protein encodes MPIPEFIKSLRSKIGTELLQVPTAMVFAYDDRGRLLLIQDKDSGRWSAPSGIIDPHELPSDAAVREAWEEAGVFVELTHILGVFAGEHFSKTYDNGDQLAAVTTVFAARVIRGTPRPDHEETSDARFFSPSEIDALPCSTHFLVIRKAVNQNQPQAYFKPATWQPGGL; translated from the coding sequence ATGCCGATTCCAGAGTTCATCAAATCCCTCCGCTCCAAGATCGGCACTGAGCTGCTGCAAGTTCCGACCGCGATGGTCTTTGCGTACGACGACCGCGGGCGACTCTTGCTGATTCAGGACAAGGACTCCGGCCGCTGGAGCGCGCCGAGCGGAATTATCGACCCGCATGAGTTGCCGTCCGATGCGGCGGTGCGGGAGGCGTGGGAGGAAGCCGGAGTGTTTGTGGAGCTGACCCACATCCTGGGCGTCTTTGCGGGTGAGCACTTCTCTAAGACCTACGACAACGGCGATCAGCTTGCCGCCGTCACGACGGTGTTCGCCGCGCGTGTCATTCGCGGGACGCCTCGTCCGGATCATGAAGAGACATCCGATGCGCGATTCTTCTCGCCGAGTGAGATCGACGCACTGCCTTGCTCCACGCATTTTCTCGTCATCCGCAAGGCCGTCAATCAGAACCAACCTCAGGCCTACTTCAAACCCGCCACCTGGCAGCCCGGCGGCCTCTAG
- a CDS encoding cation:proton antiporter, protein MEPIFITASLWLALAVVSALIASSLGLSIALVEICVGVGAAAATGWFGLGDVLAANSEWVRFLAAAGAVVLTFLAGAELDPDVIKTKLMEVSVVGLAGFLAPFFGCAAVAYYLLGWDTNASWLCGIALSTTSMAVVYAVMLETGFNKTEFGKGILGSCFINDLGTVIALGLLFAPFTYKTVVFVVGSIVVLAWLPFTTAWLTRHYAHRTAAIRTKWIMLILFGLGALALWSGSEAVLPAYLVGMVLAGSAARDTHWIRRLRTLTVGFLTPFYFLRAGTLVSLPALLAAPLVFIALLLGKVASKIFGLYPIISAFRQDRNERWYYTLLMSTGLTFGTISSLYGLAHGLVTQEQYSFLVAAVIASAVVPTLIAGWFFVPTHLLPPIEHPGKTTRHSNGLSDEG, encoded by the coding sequence ATGGAACCCATCTTCATCACTGCATCCTTGTGGCTTGCCCTCGCGGTTGTGTCCGCCCTCATTGCTTCTTCCCTGGGTCTTTCGATCGCGCTCGTTGAAATTTGTGTGGGTGTCGGTGCCGCCGCCGCCACCGGCTGGTTCGGCCTCGGCGATGTGCTTGCCGCCAATTCCGAGTGGGTGCGATTCCTCGCGGCCGCCGGCGCAGTCGTGCTGACGTTCCTGGCCGGTGCGGAATTAGACCCTGACGTGATCAAAACGAAGTTGATGGAAGTCAGCGTCGTCGGCTTGGCGGGGTTTCTGGCGCCATTTTTCGGTTGCGCCGCAGTCGCTTACTATTTGTTGGGATGGGATACGAATGCCAGTTGGCTCTGCGGTATTGCTCTCTCGACGACCTCCATGGCGGTGGTCTATGCCGTCATGTTGGAAACCGGCTTCAATAAGACGGAGTTCGGGAAGGGGATTCTCGGCTCCTGTTTCATCAATGACCTCGGAACCGTGATCGCCCTCGGCCTGCTCTTCGCGCCCTTCACCTACAAAACGGTTGTGTTCGTTGTGGGCAGCATTGTGGTGCTGGCGTGGTTGCCGTTCACGACGGCGTGGCTGACCAGGCATTATGCCCATCGCACCGCTGCAATCCGGACGAAATGGATCATGCTGATTCTCTTTGGATTGGGCGCGCTGGCTTTGTGGTCTGGGAGCGAAGCTGTGCTGCCGGCGTACCTTGTCGGCATGGTGTTGGCGGGAAGCGCTGCGAGAGATACGCATTGGATCCGCCGGTTGCGAACGCTGACGGTGGGGTTTCTCACACCCTTCTATTTCCTGCGCGCCGGGACGCTGGTGTCGCTGCCGGCGCTGCTTGCGGCGCCGCTGGTGTTCATTGCGTTGCTCCTGGGCAAAGTGGCGTCCAAGATTTTCGGCCTCTATCCGATTATCAGTGCCTTCCGGCAGGATCGCAACGAACGCTGGTACTACACGCTCCTGATGTCGACCGGCCTGACATTCGGGACCATCTCGTCTCTCTATGGATTAGCGCATGGCTTGGTGACCCAGGAGCAATATTCCTTTCTCGTGGCTGCCGTGATAGCGAGCGCGGTGGTCCCTACGCTCATCGCGGGTTGGTTTTTTGTGCCAACGCATTTGCTGCCCCCGATCGAGCATCCAGGGAAAACCACGCGGCATAGCAATGGCCTGAGCGACGAGGGCTAG